Proteins encoded together in one Hevea brasiliensis isolate MT/VB/25A 57/8 chromosome 16, ASM3005281v1, whole genome shotgun sequence window:
- the LOC110656304 gene encoding protein trichome birefringence-like 23: protein MKFIWRLWSLNKHNHWLFKLAVAILLVGLAFRLFFYQSTRFEPNFDDSFVDKTEVPKPPPISVNIPKPPASVDISNPPASVDIPNPPASVGVPEPEDEEAPNNELYTGECDLFIGDWIPSPSGPIYTNASCPLIEGHQNCIRNGRPDSGYLFWRWNPRDCELPQFDPQRFLELMRNKTWALIGDSISRNHVQSLLCMLSPVEQAVEVYHDEEYKSKRWHFPYYNFTMSNVWSPFLVEAAIFEDNDGVSTAEVQLQLDKLDKNWTNLYGNLDYAIISTGKWFLKAAIYHENDTVVGCHICPGKNFTEKGFVFAYEKALHYVMDFIATSKHKGLIFFRTSTPDHFENGEWHNGGTCPKTTPAKEGEMEMKDLNRILRETELAEFEKASAKAAENGVNLKLLDFTNLLVSRPDGHPGPYRQFHPFAEDKNATVQNDCLHWCLPGPIDYWNDVIMEMVVNS from the exons ATGAAATTTATTTGGAGGCTATGGTCTCTTAACAAGCACAACCATTGGTTATTCAAGTTAGCAGTTGCCATTCTCTTGGTGGGTCTTGCTTTTAGGCTCTTCTTCTATCAATCTACCAGATTTGAACCCAATTTCGATGACTCTTTTGTTGACAAAACTGAAGTGCCAAAGCCACCACCAATTTCTGTTAATATTCCGAAGCCACCTGCTTCTGTTGATATTTCAAATCCACCTGCTTCTGTTGACATTCCAAATCCACCTGCTTCTGTTGGTGTGCCAGAACCTGAAGATGAGGAGGCGCCCAATAATG AACTTTATACAGGTGAGTGTGATCTTTTTATTGGAGATTGGATTCCCAGCCCGTCAGGCCCGATTTACACAAATGCTAGCTGCCCTTTGATTGAAGGTCACCAGAATTGTATTAGGAATGGGCGACCGGATTCAGGTTATCTATTCTGGAGGTGGAATCCACGAGATTGTGAATTACCTCAATTTGATCCACAAAGATTTCTTGAGTTAATGAGGAATAAAACATGGGCATTGATCGGTGATTCAATATCTCGCAACCATGTGCAGTCATTGCTGTGCATGCTCTCCCCA GTTGAGCAAGCTGTTGAAGTTTATCATGACGAGGAATACAAATCAAAAAGATGGCACTTTCCTTACTACAACTTCACCATGTCAAATGTTTGGTCCCCTTTCCTCGTTGAGGCAGCAATCTTTGAAGATAATGATGGTGTTTCAACAGCTGAAGTTCAGCTGCAGCTTGACAAACTtgataaaaattggacaaatttGTATGGGAATTTGGATTACGCCATTATCTCAACTGGAAAATGGTTCCTTAAAGCTGCAATCTATCATGAGAATGACACAGTAGTGGGCTGCCATATATGTCCTGGAAAGAACTTTACAGAGAAGGGATTTGTCTTTGCTTATGAGAAAGCCCTCCATTATGTGATGGACTTCATTGCAACATCCAAGCACAAAGGGTTGATCTTTTTTAGGACATCAACTCCTGATCATTTTGAGAATGGAGAATGGCATAATGGAGGAACTTGTCCAAAAACAACACCTGCTAAAGAGGGTGAGATGGAAATGAAGGACTTGAACAGGATTCTGCGTGAAACTGAATTAGCAGAGTTTGAGAAGGCATCAGCAAAAGCTGCTGAAAACGGAGTAAATCTTAAACTTCTTGACTTCACAAATCTTTTAGTATCAAGGCCTGATGGTCATCCAGGCCCATACAGACAGTTCCATCCATTTGCTGAGGACAAAAATGCCACAGTTCAGAATGATTGTCTACATTGGTGCTTGCCTGGGCCAATTGACTACTGGAATGATGTGATAATGGAGATGGTAGTTAATAGTTGA
- the LOC110656306 gene encoding uncharacterized protein LOC110656306: protein MEKLQESTNTHQQKPISDNPLVWDCGSTLYDSFELKSFERQLYSAIHSRTLSMPHLPDRRVPVAVENSQPPLPLSLPPSVSKKTSKISRSLNKFLKSMFKSKQNSSGIFGSKGRPGHEYYVVYDKSGALSTIPEVPEIDFGGFSPEINSLVRRTGSERFTASSMMGISCA from the coding sequence ATGGAAAAGCTCCAAGAGTCAACAAATACCCACCAGCAAAAACCCATCTCTGATAACCCTCTTGTTTGGGACTGTGGAAGCACTCTTTATGATTCTTTTGAGCTCAAATCTTTCGAGCGTCAACTTTACTCTGCTATACATTCAAGAACTTTATCCATGCCTCATTTACCTGATCGAAGAGTGCCTGTGGCAGTAGAGAATTCTCAGCCTcctcttcctctttctcttcctCCTTCTGTCTCAAAGAAAACCTCTAAAATTTCTCGGTCACTTAACAAGTTCTTGAAATCCATGTTCAAGTCTAAACAGAATTCTAGCGGCATATTTGGTAGTAAAGGTCGACCGGGCCATGAATACTACGTCGTTTATGATAAGTCTGGAGCTCTTTCCACCATCCCTGAGGTGCCGGAGATTGATTTTGGCGGATTCTCACCGGAGATTAATTCCTTGGTGAGGAGAACTGGGTCGGAGAGGTTCACGGCCAGTTCCATGATGGGTATTTCATGTGCCTAA
- the LOC110656305 gene encoding high mobility group B protein 13: MADTAIASLNTVEPVPTKKPRNSRKALKQKNPSTNEANIMAQKLSEISPIPPQPSDTDPLKENHESLSQSRSSPNKSKAKARKAKQTKQSCSSFEKDMQEMQEMLQKLRLEKEKTEELLKEKDEMLKAKEEELETKGREQEKLQMELKKLQKVKEFKPNMTLPLVQSLKEDQDKKKKKGGLEMKRPSPPYILWCKDQWNEVKKENPDAEFKEISNILGSKWKNVSAEEKKPYEEKYQAEKEAYLQVMAKEKREDEAMELWEEEQKQKTAMELLEQYIQFKQEAEKENKKSKKEKDPLKPKQPMSAFFLFSNERRTALLAEGKNVLEVAKIAGEEWKNMTEEERRPYEEMAKKNKEKYMQELEAYKQKKDEEAMNLKREEEEMLKLQKQEALQLLRKKEKTENIIKKTKENRQKKKQQNADPNKPKRPASSFLLFSKEARKCLMQERPGINNSTLNALISVKWKELGEEERLIWNAKASEAMEVYKKEMEEYNKSAATSDDKNHK; encoded by the exons ATGGCTGATACTGCAATTGCCTCGCTAAACACTGTTGAGCCAGTCCCTACAAAGAAACCAAGGAACAGCAGGAAAGCTTTGAAACAGAAAAACCCATCAACAAATGAGGCTAATATCATGGCTCAGAAGCTCTCCGAGATCTCTCCCATCCCCCCTCAACCATCAGATACCGATCCTTTGAAAGAGAACCACGAGAGCCTCTCTCAATCTCGCTCTTCTCCCAATAAATCGAAGGCCAAGGCTCGGAAGGCTAAGCAAACCAAGCAGTCTTGTTCTTCATTTGAAAAGGACATGCAAGAAATGCAAGAAATGCTTCAGAAGTTGAGGCTTGAGAAGGAAAAGACTGAGGAGTTACTGAAGGAGAAAGATGAGATGCTGAAGGCCAAAGAGGAAGAGCTCGAAACCAAGGGCAGAGAGCAGGAGAAGTTGCAGATGGAGTTAAAGAAGTTGCAGAAAGTGAAAGAGTTTAAGCCCAACATG ACTTTGCCTCTTGTTCAATCATTGAAAGAAGACCaagacaagaagaagaagaagggtggCCTTGAAATGAAAAGGCCATCCCCACCTTACATCTTGTGGTGCAAAGATCAATGGAATGAG GTCAAGAAAGAGAACCCAGATGCAGAGTTCAAAGAAATCTCAAACATCTTGGGGTCAAAGTGGAAGAATGTTAGCGCAGAGGAAAAGAAACCTTATGAGGAAAAGTATCAGGCTGAAAAGGAAGCCTATCTGCAGGTAATGGCAAAGGAGAAGCGAGAGGATGAAGCAATGGAGCTTTGGGAGGAGGAGCAGAAGCAAAAGACTGCAATGGAATTGCTTGAACAATACATCCAATTCAAGCAAGAAGCAGAAAAGGAGAACAAGAAGAGCAA GAAAGAAAAGGATCCACTGAAACCAAAGCAGCCCATGTCAGCTTTTTTCTTGTTCTCAAATGAGAGACGGACTGCTTTACTTGCAGAGGGCAAGAATGTTCTGGAG GTGGCAAAGATTGCTGGTGAGGAATGGAAGAACATGACCGAAGAAGAAAGGAGGCCTTACGAAGAG ATGGCAAAGAAGAACAAGGAGAAGTATATGCAAGAACTGGAGGCTTACAAGCAGAAAAAGGATGAAGAAGCTATGAATCTCAAGAGGGAAGAGGAAGAGATGTTGAAGCTTCAGAAACAGGAAGCCCTGCAACTGCTTAGGAAGAAGGAGAAAACAGAAAACATAATCAAG AAAACCAAAGAGAATCGCCAGAAGAAGAAGCAGCAGAATGCTGACCCTAACAAGCCCAAAAGGCCCGCATCTTCATTCCTTCTGTTCAGCAAAGAAGCAAGGAAATGTTTAATGCAGGAGCGGCCAGGGATCAACAACTCTACCCTTAATGCACTGATTTCTGTGAAATGGAAG GAACTTGGTGAAGAAGAGAGGCTAATTTGGAATGCCAAAGCTTCTGAAGCCATGGAAGTATACAAGAAGGAAATGGAAGAGTACAACAAATCTGCTGCAACCTCGGATGACAAAAACCATAAATAG